The following DNA comes from Babylonia areolata isolate BAREFJ2019XMU chromosome 31, ASM4173473v1, whole genome shotgun sequence.
CGTACATTTGTCTGCTAGTATATGCGTATGTATGTCAGTGAAACGAAAATCGTAATTGATTGATACATACTATGCCACatgacacaggtaaataaatgaataaataataaaatgattaaacgCACATATGTATGAACATATGAAAAATCGTTTTCAAAATCAGAGATTTTTAATATGCAATAGTTCCCCTCTAATGGTACTGGTTCATCaaaactttgaaaaagaaaaaaatatatataaataaaataaatgcacaCATTGTTTTACAATGGGACAAAAATATTACACCATTTTCGGCGGTTAGTaagcagatatacagacagacaaacaaacaggctgataaacagacagatatggaAACGGGCAATGAGGCGAAAAACCAAGCAAGCTTCTTTAGCCTGCCAACCGACCCACCCAACTTGTCTGATCTGTTAGGCCACCGCCGGGTTTGGCCTGCCCTGGGCTCATATCGACCCGTTCTAATGACTCATCGCCAGTCATCCTCTGAGACATTGACGATCAGCATGACAGCCTGTTCAGCGACCACACccttcacaggcacacacaacacagtgctgaaTCGTGTCAATACTATCTACTGGCAGTGGCAGAAACCAAGCCCGCTAACTGGCCTAGGCTGTCGAGAAAGGGCGCCGAAGTTACTGTAGATGAGTAAGTCGGTGGAATGATAGTCGAGAATCACGATTTTCTTGCATGGCGTAGAGACTGAACTACCATCATGATTGTCCCAAGTAGTGTAAAGCTTACACAAATGTTATAATTTACAGACATAGTGTACAGCCCACCTTTGTCATGATTTTTCTTCAATATGTTCAGCTCAAGTTACATTATTGTTCTACACAGTTGTACAgtccacactctctcttctctcttttccctttacTCTGTTAAGACAAGGAGGCTGCAAGGAAAAGTCCACATAACAGACATGACTGTCATGCATAATGTACAACTCACAATATTGTCTTATCTTTGCTTCATAGCGTGTGTCATGCAACATTTAACTGTATATATTACGCTTTGCGCGTATACATCCTACTTAAGAAGAGGTACTTTTCCCCAAAAAATATCGCATTCCAAACACATTCTGCTTTGATTTATCCATTCCATAAGGGCTGCAGGGCATGACAGTTATGGAAATATGCGGCCTTGATTTATGCTTTAAACAGTAACAAAATGTTTACTCTTAAACAAGTGAACTAAGGCCTTTGAAATAGTTTGAACTGATAGTTAACGGAAACAGGGGTGGCGTTTGTCATCTATTTACGTGTTTCCAGATATGGAATATTTGACAGGGTAAATTAGGTTAGCATAGTGTTTTACAATAACTATTTATATTACAACCGATTCCACTTGGACCAAATAAAAATATTCGATCTAACTTTTTTCCAAATGCTCAGATTTTTTTCAGACAAATCTGACAGTAAGTCATCGTTTCACTTTTGTTGGCTTTGTTTTAACGTATGTGTGGCATAAGGGATtgtcagaagagaagagaagagagttaATCCACTGCAAAGAATCAAAATTTACGGTTGACCACGCTGGCACAATATCTGTTTTATTCGCGATTTGAATAATTATTTGCAGTCGGTAAGACTTCCCCTGTCCTATCAGGGAGCCATTGACAGTGTAAGTTGTGCTGAACAAAAAcatgttgacaaaaaaataagGAGTTAATATCTTCTAGACAGTTTAGAAAACTCTTTTGGGATGCGATCAGACTGACTGGTGAGAGAAGGGTAAAGGAAGGAACTtgtaatcatcttcatcatactCCGAGTCTTTCAAATGatacgaggtcccgtgtgcagctagcacttagcgcacgtgaaagaacacaCGGCATAAAAGgattgtccccggcaaaattcatGTCGGAAAATTAACTTTTTTTGAGTTGCGCTGAACtatggcaacgcgctctcccatgggacagcaacccgaatttcacacaaagaaatatgttgtgacaaaaactgatacaaaaaaggtaatacaatacattcattatcattgttgttaacaTTAgcatttcatcgtcatcatcattagcatcatcactTTTTCATCACCATAATCCGCTTACCGTTTCCACGCCTTTCCCCCCAAAGCGATGCCTCAGAAAGAGTGCGTGTGCTGGAACGTCCCTGGCATAGCTGGCGCTTTGGCTTCTTCGTAACGTCTTGGCCAGCATCTTCTTGCCGAACCGTTTTTTCTTCCcgccttctttctccttctctttaccCTCCTTACCCTTCTTGTCCTTCGATACTTTTTCCTCACCCTCTGATAACTCTGGTGTGGTGGACTCATAATCGAAAGAGGCACGCTGGGGATACGTGAGGAGGGTGGTCGTCGCTGACTTCTGGATGCGACGTGCACGAGAGCTGCTCTTGTCGAAGTCGTGTTGAGATCTGTGGCCCAGATCGAGGTCCTGATCGCTGCAGAGTGAAGACAGGGTGGAGGTCTTGGAGAGACGGGAAGCCCCCGACTGACGGTCCAGGGAGAGAAGCGAGTTGCTGTCTGACACGGACAGGGCCACGTCCTTCGTGTCCAGGCTCTTCCCTTTCCGCAGGTCAGGGTCAGTCTCACGTACTTCCCCGCGGCCCCTGTCGTCCTCGTGCCGCTTACGGTACAGTCTGTGGCCCCTCCTGGTGGCGTAGGGGTTGCTGCTTTCAGTATGGCTGGACAGCAACAACAGGGAGGACGGCGATGATGCCGAGGACTTCAGGGATGCGGATGGtttggaagaggtggaggaggggcacTGAGCGGCCGAGCGGTCGGTGTCCAGGTCTGGGAGGAAACCCCGCTCCTGTCTGCCTCCTTCCACGCGCTGGTCCTTCTCCCCACTTCCCCCGCCAcgccctctcccactctcccggAGATGTCCCAGGCCACTCTCCCGTCGGCGGCTGTGGGGAATGCAGGACAGGGAGTAGGAGGAGAGGTTGCCACTGGCGGTCACCCCCCTGGTCctgctggtggaggtggtggaggtggtgatggtggaggctGTGCACATGGGTGAGGTGAGGGAAGGCCGGTGGGTCTGAGGGTTAGTCAGCTGCAACACGAAGTCGTCCAGGTCTGGGGGCAGGCGTGAGGTCTGAGCCACCTGCCCTCCCTGAAACCACAACCCAtgtctgtcattttctttctatcCATCATATCTTTGACCGTAAATGCTGGCTCAACGTTTGCACCTTACACAATTCCCAGCAGTGGCAAACAGTCTTCTACATCCTATATTCAAAATCATGCACGCAAGCAGGCAACAAGTGAAATAATTAAGTCACTCTCTGCAGTCATCTTGTGAACTATTACGGCAGCCAAACTATTCAAGACTGGTGTTAGGGAGAAAACCtgacctctttttttgttttcttgaatgGTAAGAGAAATTTCATTAGAAACAGCAATGGTGGTCTAGAATTGCTTAAATATAACGCTGAGCAAAGGCATATGGATGTTTTTGAAATGGATCAGTTGTTTAACATGTTCCTACTTCTGTATATACTGATGATGATTTTAAAAAGCTGAATCATTCCAAAATGCGCTTGATGCTATGCATTCGTTTTGTAAACTAAATAATCTTAAAGTGGAAGTCTTTCCACGAAGAAAGGTAAGAAAAATTCCCGAATTcccgaattcacacacacacacacacacacacacacacacacacacacacacacacacacacacatatatatatatatatatatatatatatatatatatattgtaaaacgGAAGTAGCATTTGATTTCCAATATTTGGTTTGTCACTTAATACAACAATGAATTCGAACTGGCGTAGAAAAGATTGTTTGATCGAGCCTCAAGAGGGATGTTCTTATTTCGAAAATATAGAAAACTGATGTTTCCTTCAGGTATACAAGTTGAACTGTTTGATAGAATAACAGCACCCATTTTCTTGTACGGTTGTTAAGTATGGTGTCCGCAAATGTGTGATCTGGCTGCAAAGTTACAAATACGGTATCATAAAGTGTTACCGGGTGTTCGTAGATGAACTCCCGCTTGCATATCTTTTGGTGAATTAGGGCAATATCCTATTGATCGTCTTGCAAAAAGTCGAATGTTAAACTCTTGGTTTAAATTGATAGATATTACGAATGCTGATAAATTGTCGTCATATATGGCAGGCATGCCTGAATGCGAACGAtctagtcgaagcgaccagctcaacgtgtgtaatGTAAAGGTAACATGTCGTACGATcttcaaacgtagttcttttgtttttgatagtttctccgactggttgcaccaggaaaagttcatctgctcattcttttcaacattttgtcgacgtttgaaacagcaggggtgcctgagggtaaatgggAACGGGCTATtataattgcgaacgatggctttgtgtacatgtagacaattaaaacagaagcaggtctttaactcattagacatagtATATtgttggaacatcgcaccagacggttgtattgttggtattattacacatgcacacaaacacacacacacacacacacacacacacacacacacaccactccgcacacaaacacacagttttgAGAGTGTttagtaactgtgcagcatcgttcgcaaataaaCTCACGTCAGAATACcccatggtctaattgcaaacgataccattttgcagattcctgtcaaaactgacgttcggatctgtcaccaatatgctttcttaaattctcccagcactggtaatgcgcattcaacacaTACGatcaaataaaacatttttaaactgtgtcaaagttcaagcccTACaagttgcttcccttgattttaggattttgagagtacgtttgtaacCGTGATctgcagtggtgcgcgaagagaagagcgcggaaatagccagaaccAGCTGATGTTTGACAGGGTCTTAGAAATGAATATTCATtaaagtattagaaaaaggtcgaagcaaacgttaaattgtgaaatgcaaccgttcaGAACCCTTCAAGTGGGGcagtatacgaatcgttcgcagttacacgctgttcgcaattacccatacctgcTCCATCGTTTTCCTGTTGAGATTCCATAAAGAAGATACATACAATGCTCCATTTCGTCCATCAGTAAAGCACATGCTAGACAATCTTGGTTTTAGTGATATTTGGATAGATCAGCAGAACACCCAACTGACACTGTTTCTTTTCAAACCACAGACAGTCACATGATCATAACGTCCAGAATTGGCATACTGAACTTCATCAGAACGAACTATACATAAACTACATAATGTTGAAAGAAAGggctgaatttgaaaaaaaaactcttGATAATCCTCCCACAGCATTTAACTACGTACATATCAAGATATagaacactgaaccacagactgcctgataaacacacacacacacacacacacacacacacacacacacacacacaccgcgtgaaGGGGAAATAGGGGGAGAGaagccgagacagacagacaaacggttgcatgcagatagatagatggagagagagagagagagagagagagagagagagagagagagagagagagagagagagagagagagagagaacataccaCACACAATGCTAACGGGCAGTTATTACTAAGTCATCAACATATCGATACATCAGTCACCTTACCTCGAACCAACGAGCCACAAATACCAGCTTGCCCATGAATAGATTATGAATGATGTATTCAAAATTCATTAACAAATGACTCATAAATAACAAGTAAAATGATCAATCAGTCGTTGATTTATTAGAACCAGTTAGtcagtgagtcaaaaatacttaATTTACGTtgatttcattcagttactttgctTCTGAACATAGCAGTATGGCAATGTGTTCCCAAAATGTTTAACTAAGCAATCAACCAATCATTAAACCAACCAATCGATCGAACAATTACACCTGACCTTGCGTTTAAGACTCTGTGACTTGGCCCCACTGCAGAACCAGTACCTCAACGAAGACTGAAGTGAAGACATGACGCCTGAATGCAGCGGTTTCTTGCtcaacgattaaaaaaaagtgtttcattACCAAGCCAACCTGTCTGGTTTAAAGAAACGGTTCGCGACGATTTCTGAAGGAACATGGACGTGTTCAGGTAGGTGCTACTGTCAACAAACCACGACTCATGTAGGTGAACGAAAAAACCCTTTATCTTCACACAAACATGGCGGCGTCCTGTGTACAGGGAAACTGAACTGTTGATCTCATGAAATCTGACgaatcatttttttctgtttaaatgaCAACATGGACGTGGTACCCTAATGAGAAAACTGAGAAGAGCAAATCTTTTTAAAGTATCTGTTGAGTTTAAAAACTACAAAACATACTTCCTTTTGTTATTCACATTTCATTTCAATGTTCAATTCACAGTGTCCTCAGTGCTTTGTCTCCTCTCCATATCATGCCCATATACATGGGAAGTCCATCCTCttttggggagggttggggagtgtcaatttttacttttttgtcaTTTCTTAAACTTTCAAATTTATTTCGATTCGACTGAATTTCTCTCACGATACCCCTTTGCTTTCATTCCCTGGCATGCAACTTATGAAGACTGTAGAAGATTGGTTTATTTCTATTCCTGTTGGTTTGGAGACAACTTTTTTCATGTTGCTTTGGAAATAACTTGATTTCATGTTCGTTTGGAATTCACTCTATTTCAGTTCTTGTTCTTTTGGAGATTACTtaacttcttgttgttttggaCTTAATTTCATGTTGTTTTGGACGTTATTTCAATTCACGTTGTGTGGAAATTAGTTCAGTCCATGTTGTTTGTAGTGCATCCGACTGCacgaaacaataacaaaaccccaTTCAGAACAAACTAGAAGATCGAAAAAAGCTTGACATACACGAAATAAGCACCTTAATTCCACACCAAATTTACCACATGAGCCTGGTCAACATCAAATGTTATATATTTGCCTCTCTTAGAGAACAGAAAACGTGTTTCAACCCTTGTAATGTATATTTCTGTGTGGAGAAATATAACCTCTGCAAGGGAAAATAAGAACCCAactcaaaaaaggaaaaagttgaagaaagaaaaaaaaagagaaaaaagaaaaagaaaacgtgttTCATATGGTACATCAAGGAAACGGATCTTTAGTCAGCATTAAAATTTTTAGCCTTTTTTCATTCACGTCCATGTTTCAGTACAATGTTTGAGCCTTATGTCATTCACTTCCACGTTTCAGTACAATGTTTGAGCCTTATGTCATTCACACCCAAGTTTCAGTACAATGTTTGAGCCTTATGTCATTCACTTCCACGTTTCAGTACAATGTTTGAGTCTTATGTCATTCACACCCAAGTTTCAGTACAATGTTTGAGCCTTATGTCATTCACTTCCACGTTTCAGTACAATGTTTGAGCCTTATGTCATTCACACCCAAGTTTCAGTACAATGTTTGAGCCTTATGTCATTCAAACACACGTTTCAATACAATGTTTGAGCCTTATGTCATTCACACCCAAGTTTCAGTACAATGTTTGAGCCTGATGTCATTTACACCCAAGTTTCAGTACAATGTTTGAGCCTTACGTCATTCACACCCACGTTTCAGTACAATGTTTGAGCCTTATGTCATTCACTTCCACGTTTCAGTACAATGTTTGAGCCTTATGTCATTCACGCCCACGTTTCAGTACAATGTTTGAGCCTTATGTCATTCACTTCTACGTTTCAGTACAATGTTTTAGTCTTACGTCATTCACACCCACGTTTCAGTACAATGTTTGAGCCTTATGTCATTCACTTCCACGTTTCAGTACAATGTTTGAGCCTTATGTCATTCACACCCAAGTTTCAGTACAATGTTTGAGCCTTATGTCATTCACACCCAAGTTTCAGTACAATGTTTGAGCCTTATGTCATTTACACCCAAGTTTCAGTACAATGTTTGAGCCTTATGTCATTCACACCCAAGTTTCAGTACAATGTTTGAGCCTTATGTCATTCACACCCAAGTTTCAGTACAATGTTTGAGCCTTATGTCATTCACGCCCACGTTTCAGTACAATGTTTGAGCCTTATGTCATTCACACCCACGTTTCAGTACAATGTTTGAGCCTTATGTCATTTACATCCACCCTCTAGTAAAATGTTTGAGCCTCATGTCATTCACATCCACTTTTTAGTAAAATGTTTGCGCCTGAGGTTGGGTGTTGTGATATGTGGAATGTGCATTGGttgggtattgtggtgtgtgatgtgtgcggtgAGAGtgtattgggattttttttttctctgaacgtACTTTGGAAtttggctggatgtctgtgtAGGTTAATGGATGttggtttttcattttgtgtttgaaTGGATGTTTTACTTGTTGAGTTTTACATTGTACACCGCAACTGAGCATGTTTGCATGAGTGGTGCTGTGTGGACtggattattatttttgttattacttTTGATGCAGTGTCTTGTTACAAATTGCCATGTTTGCTTCTTCGTTGGATCAACCTGCATATTtcaatgaattatatatatatatatatatatatatatatatagagagagagagagagagagagagagagagagagagatttgtgtgtgtgtttaaaaaaaaggaactatTGTAATTGTAATGTACTTTCAGCAAAATTATTTGATTATGCGCTATATAGATACACTTGTTATCATGTCCTTCACACCCACCATACAATTTGATGTTTAATACAGACAAACTGGTCTCAAGGCATGCAGCATACAGCTTCTTCGTCTGTCGGACTGTAAGAATGCAACTGAAAGTAGTGATCTACCAATCACATGTTCAGAACAGTCTCCCGTAAAACATGTGTGTTCAGTCTATTAGTTCAATGTGTTTGCCACATGTCTCTTACAAATGAGTGGAgcttgtgtttgttgtctgtataAGGCACTGAAATAAATGATACTTTTCCGTATTCTTTGCGTTCTTCACAAAGTCAGCAACCACAATGCTTTGAATGCCAGAACTGTTTTTATGACCAGGCCCGAACCCTGTCGTAGAATGTTATTCTCTCATATGTTCAAAGTAGAATCTTCAATTAGCAACAACAGAATCAGACAACAAAAATGacgtctacatttttttttttttttttttttttttattaccgaGAGTTTCTTTCAGACAGAGGGATTCAAAAGTAACCCAACCGGCAAACCACTGCGATTCGCACCGGGGAAAAAGAACACACTTTTGTGGCATATAATGCTGAAGTAATGTAATACTCAAGAGTCGATATCCACTACAGGGAGAACCTGTCTACATTCCGGCAATAGAGACCAAAGTCTCACAACTCTGGCACTGCATGAAGCGAGATCAGTCAGGTTTCCAGCCCAACTGACCGCCACCAGTTTCAGTTAACTTCAGTTTCAAATAACTGTTTCGACAAAAATCTTATTAACGTAGCGACGGCTAAAGAtacttaaaagagagagagagagagagagagagagagagagagagagagagagagagaataaacgtaGAATAAACAAGAAAGCAATTACATAAAGTGATGCATACATACTGATTTTGACTtaatgttgggggaaaaaaacctgaaaaatatataaaaggaTAATCATTTTTAGCATTAATGGAGCACGTTATCCCCGATCGTCTTGAATAaagcttattttttttaaagtctacagtctttcctggacctgaaaatatcttaaatgtttatgtaCATACAATACTTTTTTGAGTTAGTCATTCCAGTAACGCCCCCACCAAAACTGCAGGATtggacatgcagaaaataagcatttcCCCCTGAAtttatgacactggcattcagccaatGCCATTAACAGCCCACTGTATTTTGTGTACTATATAgatcatatatgaagagttttgaTTATTTAAATGTATTAGCTGCAATTCTACACGGGTTCCAAAATGCCACTTTGTGAGATTCGCTAACatcgccgattttttttttttttttttttttttttttttttaaacatttaaaaCTCTATATATCAAAAACTATTTGACTTTTGCTTTTAAATTTGATGCGGCTTCGTACTTTATTGCAGTATTTCATCCTTGCGAATTTGAGACTTCCGCTGtgaatttgaaaatttggccGGACCTACCTCACAAgtcaatttaaacaaacaaacgaacgaacaaacaaacaaacaaaaaacaaacagttacTACCTATGTACTTGAATTCTTCGTGAAAGTGCAGGAAAGACATacttttttatattgatacgTTTAGAgcgaaatagataaacaaaatcaATGGAGTCTGTGATTTAGTGTCTCCTGGTTGCTTAACGGATTCAAAATTATATCAACTattacaaaacaaacagcacacagaactGTAAAATGCATTGCCTTAATTCtcttttacaacttttttttttttcaattcgtaACCATTCAGTCCAAGCAGATTTCTCTAATCACCAACACCAAAACTTTCACAACAGATCTGAGTATTCTAGTAGTTTCTCCTCACAGCTGAGCCAACCAACACTGAACTTTCCACACAAGACTGGTTCGTCTGCAGCACGTCTGGGAGCGGAGTTTATCAATTCAAACACTGATCTCAACCCGTCCTGCGCTGGAATTTGTAATGCGGTGTCTGCCATTCACTGTGACAGTCCGTGCCACGTGCAGGTATGCAATGAGTGGCTGACAGACTGTGCCGTAAATATCACGTGACAGAGCCAGCGtcgagtgagcaagagagagagagggggggacacagacagacagttttagGCGGGGTCGTTTAGCTCACGatttctcaaagtgagagaaattgtgggattgcgagaaagtgtggtcgttcccttcttacgttttctctcaatgtgtgagaaagcgtgggaagtcccccttattattttttttatcaaaaacttTCTTTTATCATCGGGGTTGGTTTATGTTCTTTTACCAACACAATTTTGAGAgaaaactgagacagagaaaagggaaagagggggacgacaacaacgacaatcatgataatgatgatgtcgttAGTGAAGACGATGAAGGTGATGGCACTATACTGGTttaaaaatgtgtgcatgtgtgctatgcgcgcgcgcgtgtgtgtgtgtgtgtgtgtgtgtgtgtgtgtgtgtgtgtttcattttgtctgtttcatttgttcttctttcattctgttttttaaaatgatattttcatgtttggtgtcttctatgaaactgagaatctactTTCAGTGCAACCTTGCATTCGAAAGGATGAACAGATGAACAAGCACgaaatgaagaa
Coding sequences within:
- the LOC143276267 gene encoding uncharacterized protein LOC143276267 isoform X1; amino-acid sequence: MSSLQSSLRYWFCSGAKSQSLKRKGGQVAQTSRLPPDLDDFVLQLTNPQTHRPSLTSPMCTASTITTSTTSTSRTRGVTASGNLSSYSLSCIPHSRRRESGLGHLRESGRGRGGGSGEKDQRVEGGRQERGFLPDLDTDRSAAQCPSSTSSKPSASLKSSASSPSSLLLLSSHTESSNPYATRRGHRLYRKRHEDDRGRGEVRETDPDLRKGKSLDTKDVALSVSDSNSLLSLDRQSGASRLSKTSTLSSLCSDQDLDLGHRSQHDFDKSSSRARRIQKSATTTLLTYPQRASFDYESTTPELSEGEEKVSKDKKGKEGKEKEKEGGKKKRFGKKMLAKTLRRSQSASYARDVPAHALFLRHRFGGKGVETFEDRLARGAAYPSDGLKEGGWGRGEGETRRSSSPRPIHKTTSADAAMMLRDEYGNIACQNKSNKKSLAKTVKRKLQSLRRRHTDSTLSTLTKEGKHSAFVDPDQAMQWSRSFESLLTDRKGVELFRGFLRSEFSEENLEFWIAVEEFKLVKPRKVTSVAFKIYSNFVEEQAPREINVDSGTRLRTLANLDTPCKSVFEEAQRKVQALMEKDSYPRFLESEIYQQIIRSSKC
- the LOC143276267 gene encoding uncharacterized protein LOC143276267 isoform X2 — encoded protein: MCTASTITTSTTSTSRTRGVTASGNLSSYSLSCIPHSRRRESGLGHLRESGRGRGGGSGEKDQRVEGGRQERGFLPDLDTDRSAAQCPSSTSSKPSASLKSSASSPSSLLLLSSHTESSNPYATRRGHRLYRKRHEDDRGRGEVRETDPDLRKGKSLDTKDVALSVSDSNSLLSLDRQSGASRLSKTSTLSSLCSDQDLDLGHRSQHDFDKSSSRARRIQKSATTTLLTYPQRASFDYESTTPELSEGEEKVSKDKKGKEGKEKEKEGGKKKRFGKKMLAKTLRRSQSASYARDVPAHALFLRHRFGGKGVETFEDRLARGAAYPSDGLKEGGWGRGEGETRRSSSPRPIHKTTSADAAMMLRDEYGNIACQNKSNKKSLAKTVKRKLQSLRRRHTDSTLSTLTKEGKHSAFVDPDQAMQWSRSFESLLTDRKGVELFRGFLRSEFSEENLEFWIAVEEFKLVKPRKVTSVAFKIYSNFVEEQAPREINVDSGTRLRTLANLDTPCKSVFEEAQRKVQALMEKDSYPRFLESEIYQQIIRSSKC